The DNA window TTGTTGAGGCTCTTGGCCACATGGGGGTGATCTGACCCCAGGGTCTTTTCAAGAATTGCCAGCGCCCTTTTGTAAAGGGGCTCGGCCTCGGCGTACCGGCCCTGGGCCTTATAGAGCCCCGCCAGGTTGTTCAGGCTTGTGGCCACATCGGGATGGTCCGGCCCCAGGGCCTTCTCCAAAATCGCCAGGGCCCGCTGGTAGAGGGGCTCGGCCTCGGCGTACCGGCCCTGGGCCTCATAGAGCCCCGCCAGGTTGTTCAGGATCACGGCCACAGCTGGATGGTCGGGCCCCAGAGCCTTCTCATAAATTTCCAACGAACGCTTAAAGAGAGGCTCGGCATCGCCGTAAAGGCCCTGAGCGTTGTAGAGCATTGCAAGGCGGTTCAGGCTCAGGGCAACGCCCTGATGGTCGGGGCCAAAGGTGTGCTCGGCGACCTTCAGAGCCTCTTTGGCAAGAGGAATGGCCTCACGGTATTTCCCTTGTTGATATAACGCTTCGACCTGATCGTAGAGCGCCTGCCAGCGCGCCTCTTGCGCCAACGCGATGGAGCCAAAGGACAATCCCAAGACCACTATCAATGGAATGGTCATGACACTTGACATCCGTCGCCTGTTTTGACTCATGGCGAACCTGCTCACATCGTTACTCCAGCCATCAAAGGGTCGAGGCCTTTCCAATCCCTCAAGCCGCCCTACTCCTCTTGAGCCGGAAATAGACGGGACTGGAAATATGTAATTTCTCAACACGACCGAGGTCGTTCTTAGGTCCTATTCTCAATCCATGGACCAGCAAAGAGCATTCAGCCCCAGACCGCCCGGGCGGCCTCGACGACCCGCTTGAGCTTCCGCTTCTCGTCTTCGACCGAGATGAGATTGCCGACGATAGAAGTGGAGAACCCGCACTGGGGGCTCAGCGCCAGGCGCTCGAGAGGTATGAGTCGGCTGGCTTCTTTAATCCGGCCCGTCAGCTCTTCGAGCGGCTCCAGACGCGGCCTCTTCGTGCTGACCAATCCTAACACGACCGTTTTGTCTTCGGGAACGTCCCTCAACGGCTCAAAGGAGCCCGAGCGCTCATCATCGTACTCGAGCAAGAGCCGCTGGGCGCGTATCTTCCGGAAGATCGGTTTTGCAATCGAGTCGTAACCGCCTTCGGCCAGCCAGCGGCTCTCCTGGTTTCCGCGACAGATGTGAAATCCAAACGAAACCCCCGGGAATTGACCCATCACGGCGTTGTCCATCTCGATCCCCCGGCTGAGCCATTTGTCCAGGCTCCAGCCCTGCTCCTCGTAAAAGGCCCTCGTTTTGGGGTCGAGCAACAAAGCGTAGTGGGGCGCGTCGAGCTGGATGTAGGTCGCGCCCAGGCGAACTAACTCCGCAACTTCATCTCGCAGAATATCGACAATATCGGCCAGGAAGCCCTCCAGCGTCGGATACGCCGAGGCGGAGCGCTCCGGCGACCAAAAGTTCACCCACATGCTCGGGCTCGGAAGCGTAATTTTTGGCGTTCGGGTCGTGCGGGCCCTCAAATATGTGAACTCCTCGGCCGAGAGGTGGCGCTTGCGGACGAGCTTCCCGACGACCCCCAGCGACGTCGGCCGATCTTTGCTCCAATCCCCCACGCTCTCATCGCCGCGCCACTCCCCCCACAAGAAGGCGTCTATATCGTACTCGCCGAAGCCGTCAACGGCCGCCGCCATCTGGCTCTGGAAGGACAACCGACGCATCTCGCCGTCGGTGACCACTTCGAGACCGGCCTCTTCCTGAAGCGCGATGGCCTCGTCAACCGCCCGGTCCTCGATTGCTTTAAACTCCGCCCGGCTCATCCGGCCCGCGCCCAACTCCTCTCGGGCCTTGAGAAGCTCCGGCGGGCGAAGCAGGCTTCCAACGACATCAGCGCGGGCCGAAATCATATTTCCTCCATCAACAATACCGACGATGGACCTTCTCTCCCCTTCATGTGCGTGTCCGGCAACGTGCTCGGCTGTATCACACCTCCGGCGTGACGGACCGCTGCAAGAGTGAGAATGCGCCGTCTATAAC is part of the Nitrospinota bacterium genome and encodes:
- a CDS encoding tetratricopeptide repeat protein → MSQNRRRMSSVMTIPLIVVLGLSFGSIALAQEARWQALYDQVEALYQQGKYREAIPLAKEALKVAEHTFGPDHQGVALSLNRLAMLYNAQGLYGDAEPLFKRSLEIYEKALGPDHPAVAVILNNLAGLYEAQGRYAEAEPLYQRALAILEKALGPDHPDVATSLNNLAGLYKAQGRYAEAEPLYKRALAILEKTLGSDHPHVAKSLN
- a CDS encoding cobalamin-independent methionine synthase II family protein, whose protein sequence is MISARADVVGSLLRPPELLKAREELGAGRMSRAEFKAIEDRAVDEAIALQEEAGLEVVTDGEMRRLSFQSQMAAAVDGFGEYDIDAFLWGEWRGDESVGDWSKDRPTSLGVVGKLVRKRHLSAEEFTYLRARTTRTPKITLPSPSMWVNFWSPERSASAYPTLEGFLADIVDILRDEVAELVRLGATYIQLDAPHYALLLDPKTRAFYEEQGWSLDKWLSRGIEMDNAVMGQFPGVSFGFHICRGNQESRWLAEGGYDSIAKPIFRKIRAQRLLLEYDDERSGSFEPLRDVPEDKTVVLGLVSTKRPRLEPLEELTGRIKEASRLIPLERLALSPQCGFSTSIVGNLISVEDEKRKLKRVVEAARAVWG